Proteins encoded together in one Microbacterium sp. ABRD28 window:
- a CDS encoding aminoglycoside 3'-phosphotransferase has protein sequence MSIPTDEVVVPTRVRHLAGSDDLIPVWRNGLGGLTFRATGAAGIRYVKWGPRNAETTVEGEAERLVWAAAFTPVPRVIARGGDDDEEWLVTEALPGESAVAPRWIAAPGIAVSAIGVGLRSLHDRLPVTDCPFSWRVADRLAGAARRGIRVPEPLREAPDEEDLVVCHGDACSPNTVLTDEGTVSGHVDLGALGVADRWADIAVAAMSLEWNYGPGWTETLLEAYGIAPDRSRMTYYRELWNAT, from the coding sequence GTGTCGATTCCGACGGACGAGGTGGTGGTGCCCACGCGGGTGCGCCATCTCGCCGGCTCTGACGACCTGATACCCGTCTGGCGGAACGGACTGGGTGGGCTGACCTTCCGCGCGACCGGGGCCGCCGGCATCCGCTACGTGAAGTGGGGACCGAGAAACGCCGAGACCACCGTCGAGGGGGAGGCGGAGCGCCTGGTGTGGGCGGCCGCATTCACACCGGTGCCGAGAGTGATCGCGCGGGGCGGAGATGACGACGAGGAGTGGCTCGTCACCGAGGCTCTCCCGGGCGAGAGTGCCGTCGCGCCGCGGTGGATCGCGGCACCCGGGATCGCCGTGTCGGCGATCGGGGTGGGCCTCCGATCGCTCCACGACCGGCTCCCCGTGACCGACTGCCCGTTCTCGTGGCGGGTCGCCGATCGTCTCGCGGGGGCGGCGCGCCGCGGCATCCGTGTGCCCGAGCCTCTGCGGGAGGCACCCGACGAGGAGGACCTCGTGGTCTGCCACGGCGACGCCTGCAGCCCCAACACGGTGCTCACCGACGAGGGGACCGTCTCGGGGCACGTCGATCTCGGCGCGCTCGGCGTCGCCGACCGCTGGGCCGACATCGCCGTCGCCGCGATGAGCCTGGAGTGGAACTATGGGCCAGGATGGACCGAGACTCTGCTCGAGGCCTACGGCATCGCCCCGGACCGGAGTCGGATGACGTACTACCGAGAGCTGTGGAACGCGACATGA
- a CDS encoding TerC family protein: MDITPLVWIITIAVTIAFFIYEFFAHVRKPHEPSIGESARWSAFYIGLALIFGVVIGMVWGWDFGGEYYAGYLTEKALSIDNLFVFLIVMTGFAVPKIYQQKVLMIGIVIALVMRGAFIAVGAALIENFSWIFYIFGALLLFLAYRQAFSHGESDPANGKFMTFVRRHLPVSDEYNGDKLTVKKDGRRFVTPMLLVIVAIGFVDLIFAVDSIPAIYGLTEEAYIVFVANAFALMGLRQLYFLIGGLLERLVYLAQGLAVILAFIGVKLVFHALHVNELPFINGGEPLLWVPEIPIWLSLLFIAGTITVATIASLIKTRNDREAKDREQIEGEPVVVAKDESRGS, from the coding sequence GTGGACATCACTCCTCTCGTCTGGATCATCACGATCGCGGTCACCATCGCGTTCTTCATCTACGAGTTCTTCGCCCATGTGCGAAAGCCCCACGAGCCGAGCATCGGCGAGTCGGCCCGCTGGTCGGCCTTCTACATCGGCCTCGCCCTCATCTTCGGCGTCGTCATCGGCATGGTCTGGGGTTGGGACTTCGGTGGCGAGTACTACGCCGGCTACCTCACCGAGAAGGCGCTGTCGATCGACAACCTCTTCGTCTTCCTCATCGTCATGACCGGGTTCGCGGTGCCGAAGATCTATCAGCAGAAGGTGCTGATGATCGGCATCGTGATCGCGCTGGTCATGCGTGGAGCGTTCATCGCGGTCGGTGCGGCCCTCATCGAGAACTTCTCGTGGATCTTCTACATCTTCGGGGCGCTGCTGCTGTTCCTGGCCTACCGACAGGCGTTCTCGCACGGCGAGTCCGACCCCGCCAACGGCAAGTTCATGACGTTCGTGCGTCGTCACCTGCCGGTCAGCGACGAGTACAACGGCGACAAGCTGACCGTCAAGAAGGACGGTCGTCGGTTCGTCACCCCGATGCTGCTCGTCATCGTCGCGATCGGGTTCGTCGACCTCATCTTCGCCGTCGACTCGATCCCCGCGATCTACGGTCTGACCGAGGAGGCGTACATCGTCTTCGTCGCCAACGCATTCGCCCTGATGGGTCTGCGTCAGCTGTACTTCCTCATCGGCGGTCTGCTGGAGCGCCTGGTCTACCTCGCACAGGGTCTCGCGGTCATCCTCGCCTTCATCGGCGTGAAACTCGTCTTCCACGCTCTCCACGTCAACGAGCTGCCCTTCATCAACGGCGGCGAGCCGCTGCTGTGGGTTCCCGAGATCCCGATCTGGCTGTCGCTGCTCTTCATCGCCGGCACGATCACGGTGGCGACGATCGCGAGCCTCATCAAGACCCGCAACGACCGCGAGGCGAAGGACCGTGAGCAGATCGAGGGCGAGCCGGTCGTCGTCGCGAAGGACGAGTCGCGCGGCTCGTGA
- a CDS encoding SDR family NAD(P)-dependent oxidoreductase: MEISGAAALVTGGASGLGLATADRLARAGAVVTIVDLPSSPGAEAAAGFGGAFAPADVTDPEQVAAAVATAASTGPLRIVVNCAGIAPPAKVLDRDGRPTPLADFERLIRVNLIGTYNVIAQGSAAIARTEPTASGDRGVIVNTASVAAFDGQIGQPAYAASKGGVHAMTLPIARELARHAIRVVTIAPGIMETPMLKGLPQAAQDSLGEQVPYPARLGRPDEYASLVQQIVENGYLNGETIRLDGAIRMAPR, from the coding sequence ATGGAGATCTCGGGCGCAGCAGCCCTCGTCACCGGCGGCGCGAGCGGGCTCGGCCTCGCCACCGCCGACAGACTCGCCCGCGCGGGTGCCGTCGTGACCATCGTCGATCTGCCCTCATCGCCCGGAGCCGAGGCCGCGGCCGGCTTCGGTGGGGCCTTCGCCCCCGCCGATGTCACCGACCCCGAGCAGGTCGCCGCCGCGGTCGCCACGGCGGCGAGCACAGGACCGCTGCGCATCGTCGTGAACTGCGCCGGGATCGCCCCGCCGGCCAAGGTGCTCGACCGTGACGGCCGGCCCACGCCCCTGGCCGACTTCGAACGCCTCATCCGGGTGAACCTCATCGGCACGTACAACGTGATCGCGCAGGGCTCCGCGGCCATCGCCCGCACCGAGCCCACCGCCTCCGGAGACCGGGGCGTCATCGTCAACACCGCCAGCGTCGCCGCCTTCGACGGGCAGATCGGTCAGCCGGCCTATGCGGCGAGCAAGGGAGGCGTGCACGCCATGACCCTTCCGATCGCGCGCGAACTGGCCCGCCACGCCATCCGGGTCGTCACGATCGCCCCCGGCATCATGGAGACCCCGATGCTGAAGGGCCTGCCGCAGGCGGCTCAGGACTCGCTCGGCGAACAGGTGCCCTACCCCGCGCGCCTTGGAAGGCCCGACGAATACGCCTCCCTGGTGCAGCAGATCGTCGAGAACGGCTACCTCAACGGCGAGACGATCCGCCTCGACGGCGCGATCCGGATGGCTCCCCGATGA
- a CDS encoding enoyl-CoA hydratase/isomerase family protein produces the protein MTGVAEDSILLAVADDGLARVTFNRPARLNAMDFAMAERWREIAHRVADDPAIGAVILDAAGPAFCAGGDVVAMSTSGASGDDVTASAHVIHDGIRTLALSDTPIVAAVQGAVAGGGLGLMLTADYIVATDAARFVSRYANIGLTPDLGVTTLLPAAVGQRRALQLLLQDRTLTAEEALNWGLVAEVVPAAELAARAEAIARTWIDGATAAFGQAKRLVRQGADRPFEANLDDEAATIGARFATDEARTRVAAFAAASRSRSRSEETR, from the coding sequence ATGACCGGCGTCGCCGAGGACAGCATCCTCCTCGCCGTCGCGGACGACGGCCTCGCCCGGGTCACCTTCAACCGCCCCGCGCGGTTGAACGCGATGGACTTCGCGATGGCCGAACGCTGGCGCGAGATCGCCCACCGGGTGGCCGACGACCCCGCGATCGGCGCGGTGATCCTGGATGCCGCGGGGCCCGCCTTCTGCGCGGGCGGCGACGTGGTGGCGATGTCGACCAGCGGGGCTTCCGGTGACGACGTCACCGCCAGCGCCCACGTGATCCACGACGGCATCCGCACCCTTGCTCTGTCGGACACACCCATCGTCGCCGCCGTGCAGGGCGCCGTGGCCGGCGGGGGCCTCGGGCTCATGCTCACCGCCGACTACATCGTGGCCACCGACGCGGCGCGCTTCGTCAGCCGCTACGCCAACATCGGGCTCACCCCCGACCTCGGGGTGACGACGCTGCTGCCGGCGGCGGTCGGCCAACGGCGTGCCCTGCAGCTGCTGCTCCAGGACCGCACGCTCACTGCGGAGGAGGCCCTCAACTGGGGTCTCGTCGCCGAGGTCGTGCCCGCCGCCGAGCTGGCCGCCCGGGCCGAGGCGATCGCCCGCACCTGGATCGACGGCGCGACCGCAGCCTTCGGGCAGGCCAAGCGCCTGGTCCGGCAGGGGGCGGATCGCCCCTTCGAGGCGAACCTCGACGACGAGGCCGCCACGATCGGCGCCCGGTTCGCCACCGACGAGGCGCGCACCCGCGTCGCGGCCTTCGCCGCAGCATCCCGTTCACGATCCCGCTCGGAGGAGACCCGATGA
- a CDS encoding NAD(P)-dependent oxidoreductase — translation MTLAGKTILISGGSRGIGLAIALRAARDGANIALLAKTDTPHPKLEGTVHTAAAAIEEAGGRALPIVGDVRNDDDITEAVLKTQGEFDGIDIVINNASVIDLSPSLDLAAKKYDLMQDVNVRGTFMLSRAAAPILREAANPHILSLSPPLNLSPRWLGAHTGYTLAKYGMTMATLGFAAEFAEAGIAANTLWPRTTIATAAVQFALGGDRMMRASRTPEIYADAAYEVLTKPSRDYTGQTLIVEDVLEAAGVTDFSRYAAVPGTPDSELFPDIFLD, via the coding sequence ATGACCCTCGCCGGAAAGACCATCCTCATCTCGGGCGGCAGCCGCGGGATCGGCCTCGCGATCGCGCTGCGCGCGGCGCGCGACGGCGCGAACATCGCGCTGCTGGCCAAGACCGACACCCCGCACCCGAAGCTCGAGGGAACCGTGCACACCGCGGCGGCCGCGATCGAAGAGGCCGGCGGGCGGGCTTTGCCGATCGTCGGCGACGTGCGTAACGACGATGACATCACCGAGGCGGTGCTGAAGACCCAGGGCGAGTTCGACGGCATCGACATCGTGATCAACAACGCCAGCGTGATCGACCTGTCGCCCTCGCTCGACCTCGCGGCGAAGAAGTACGACCTCATGCAGGACGTCAACGTCCGTGGCACCTTCATGCTCTCGCGGGCGGCGGCGCCGATTCTGCGCGAGGCGGCCAACCCCCACATCCTGTCGCTCTCGCCGCCGTTGAACCTCAGCCCGCGCTGGCTCGGCGCGCACACCGGCTACACGCTGGCGAAGTACGGCATGACGATGGCGACCCTCGGCTTCGCCGCGGAGTTCGCCGAGGCGGGGATCGCGGCGAACACGCTGTGGCCGCGTACCACGATCGCCACGGCCGCGGTGCAGTTCGCCCTCGGGGGAGACCGGATGATGCGGGCCAGCCGCACGCCCGAGATCTACGCCGACGCCGCGTACGAGGTGCTGACGAAGCCGTCGCGGGACTACACCGGACAGACGCTCATCGTCGAAGACGTGCTCGAAGCCGCCGGTGTGACCGACTTCTCGCGCTACGCGGCGGTGCCGGGAACCCCCGACTCCGAGCTCTTCCCCGACATCTTCCTCGACTGA
- a CDS encoding NAD(P)/FAD-dependent oxidoreductase: protein MWDVAVVGAGFAGISAARRLHDRGHRVVVLEASGRVGGRAQTTQLAGGTVDLGGQWIGPSQTRMNALLREHGLTDYPSFTSGRAVVVDGHGRTRRFGPVPDASLIVGGLAMIPAVLDLANWRRRLSTAPRRALIDALDQRTVAEWIATRIPHRGARDLAAAALREVFCVEPSEISLLVLIESVASSGGLGSVLGFDGGAQQDLILEGAGTLVARMAAGLDVRLHSPVHRIDDTATGVVVEAATGAVRARRALVAVPPSLGRDIALSPPPDPDLARWLASQRRGRIVKVIAHYERPFWRDRGLSGTVLLPHGPAGLATDISPPSGGGRLCFIAAGRDADHLRGLSDAVRHRRVLEALVPVLGDETLRPLDVVGKDWTDDPWIRGGYSSIPSPGSSVPPVSFHPRGHVHWAGTETATEWSGYMEGAVRSGERAADEIVAATRQSRKMSGKSSESGVPGTAA from the coding sequence ATGTGGGATGTCGCGGTTGTGGGCGCCGGCTTCGCCGGAATCAGCGCCGCCCGGCGACTTCACGATCGAGGTCATCGAGTGGTCGTGCTCGAAGCGTCGGGCCGCGTCGGTGGACGCGCGCAGACGACGCAGCTCGCAGGCGGAACGGTCGACCTCGGCGGGCAGTGGATCGGTCCGTCGCAGACCCGGATGAACGCACTCCTGCGAGAGCACGGCCTCACGGACTATCCGTCCTTCACCAGCGGCCGCGCGGTCGTCGTCGATGGGCACGGTCGCACGCGACGTTTTGGACCGGTGCCGGATGCCTCACTGATCGTCGGCGGCCTGGCGATGATTCCAGCCGTCCTCGACCTGGCGAACTGGCGGCGGCGACTCTCTACCGCTCCCCGGCGCGCGCTGATCGACGCCCTCGATCAGCGGACCGTCGCCGAGTGGATCGCGACGCGGATCCCCCACCGCGGCGCCCGTGACCTGGCGGCGGCTGCGCTCCGGGAGGTGTTCTGCGTCGAGCCCTCCGAGATCTCACTACTCGTGCTGATCGAGAGTGTGGCGTCATCAGGCGGACTGGGGTCGGTGCTCGGCTTCGACGGAGGCGCGCAGCAGGATCTCATCCTCGAAGGCGCCGGTACCCTCGTGGCGCGCATGGCCGCCGGCCTCGACGTGCGGCTCCATTCTCCGGTGCATCGGATCGACGACACCGCGACGGGGGTGGTCGTCGAAGCGGCGACCGGTGCCGTCCGCGCGCGCCGAGCGCTCGTCGCCGTTCCCCCCTCCCTCGGTCGCGACATCGCCCTGTCGCCTCCGCCGGATCCCGACCTGGCTCGTTGGCTCGCCTCGCAGCGGCGCGGGCGCATCGTGAAGGTGATCGCGCACTATGAGCGGCCCTTCTGGCGAGATCGCGGCCTGTCCGGCACGGTCCTCCTCCCCCACGGGCCGGCCGGCTTGGCCACCGACATCTCCCCGCCGAGCGGCGGAGGGCGCCTCTGTTTCATCGCCGCCGGACGGGATGCCGATCACCTCCGCGGGCTCTCCGATGCGGTCCGCCACCGCCGCGTTCTCGAGGCACTCGTCCCCGTGCTCGGCGACGAGACGTTGCGCCCCCTCGATGTCGTGGGGAAGGACTGGACCGACGACCCGTGGATCCGCGGCGGCTACAGCTCGATTCCGTCGCCCGGCTCGTCGGTCCCACCGGTGTCCTTCCATCCGCGAGGCCACGTGCACTGGGCCGGCACCGAGACGGCGACCGAGTGGTCGGGTTACATGGAGGGCGCCGTGCGCTCGGGAGAGCGCGCCGCCGACGAGATCGTCGCAGCGACGCGTCAGTCGAGGAAGATGTCGGGGAAGAGCTCGGAGTCGGGGGTTCCCGGCACCGCCGCGTAG
- a CDS encoding TetR/AcrR family transcriptional regulator: protein MPKVVDAATRRREIHSAACALAVEAGFAGVTIRAVAARMGASTSVVTHYFPSREELVSSALDQALDRFWQGLPTAPPPTGGPMGIQAFVEHAVFSSAPELRDVWMRAVVDAPGDPVVRASLDRFDRRWDATVSTLVDALALDEAATRLLIDQLDIIVSGAVTTGVEGVPDADRRAAVSSLLAHLLVRGSG from the coding sequence ATGCCGAAAGTCGTCGACGCAGCGACCCGTCGCCGGGAGATTCACTCCGCGGCCTGCGCGCTCGCCGTGGAGGCGGGTTTCGCCGGCGTGACCATCCGCGCCGTCGCCGCACGGATGGGGGCGTCGACGAGCGTCGTCACGCACTATTTCCCCAGTCGCGAAGAGCTGGTCTCTTCCGCCCTCGATCAAGCCCTCGATCGTTTCTGGCAGGGCCTTCCCACCGCCCCACCCCCCACCGGGGGACCGATGGGAATCCAGGCCTTCGTGGAGCACGCCGTATTCTCCTCTGCGCCGGAACTGCGCGACGTGTGGATGCGTGCCGTCGTCGATGCGCCGGGCGACCCCGTCGTCCGTGCCTCGCTCGACCGCTTCGACCGCCGGTGGGACGCCACGGTGTCGACCCTCGTCGATGCATTAGCCCTCGACGAGGCCGCCACCCGGTTGCTCATCGATCAACTCGACATCATCGTGTCCGGTGCGGTGACGACCGGCGTCGAAGGCGTCCCCGACGCCGACCGTCGCGCGGCGGTGTCGTCGCTGCTCGCCCATCTGCTCGTGCGGGGGTCGGGGTGA
- a CDS encoding GNAT family N-acetyltransferase: MSELQIRDIRPSDAGEVLTLQRAAFVSEALIYGSVEMPPFTQTLEEVEHELAENLGCVAHVGHRMVGAARARVDDGLLLIGRISIAPDVQGEGVGSRLLEALEERGRAAGATESELFTGSLSEANLRLYEREGYRETQRVPGHGSDQVFLRKPLA; this comes from the coding sequence GTGAGTGAGCTGCAGATCCGCGACATCCGTCCGTCCGACGCCGGCGAGGTGCTGACGCTCCAGCGCGCGGCGTTCGTGTCGGAAGCGCTCATCTACGGGAGCGTCGAGATGCCGCCGTTCACGCAGACCCTCGAAGAGGTCGAGCATGAGCTCGCCGAGAATCTCGGCTGCGTCGCGCACGTGGGTCACCGGATGGTGGGCGCCGCCCGCGCACGCGTGGATGACGGGCTGCTCCTCATCGGGCGGATCTCCATCGCCCCCGACGTGCAGGGCGAGGGCGTCGGCTCGCGACTCCTCGAGGCTCTCGAGGAGCGGGGCCGCGCGGCCGGCGCGACCGAGTCGGAGCTCTTCACGGGGTCGCTGAGCGAGGCGAACCTCCGCCTCTACGAGCGCGAGGGCTACCGCGAGACGCAGCGGGTGCCAGGTCACGGCAGCGACCAGGTGTTCCTCCGCAAACCCCTCGCCTGA